One genomic region from Anopheles bellator chromosome 2, idAnoBellAS_SP24_06.2, whole genome shotgun sequence encodes:
- the LOC131207126 gene encoding glutathione S-transferase D5-like, with product MELYSDIVSPPCQNVLLVAKKLGISLKLKKVDFNDPADVAALTKLNPQHTIPTLVDDGHVIWESFAIMMYLVEKYATDDTLYPKDTKVRSVVNQRMFFDIGTLYKNVLANLEAALGGKEPTDEMREKLRKALDLVERFVTERPYAAADHLTIADACMLSSINALGWFKYGLEAYPGIRAWVARVSGEFPDYDAFYKEMREKTDQYIENANSSN from the exons ATGGAACTATACAGCGACATTGTATCGCCACCGTGCCAGAATGTTTTGCTTGTGGCGAAAAAGTTGGGCATTTCTCTGAAGCTGAAGAAGGTAGACTTCAATGATCCGGCCGATGTGGCCGCTCTGACAAAG CTCAATCCTCAACATACGATCCCAACGCTCGTCGACGATGGGCACGTTATCTGGGAATCGTTCGCCATTATGATGTATCTGGTGGAGAAGTATGCCACGGACGACACGCTCTACCCAAAGGACACGAAGGTGCGCTCCGTCGTCAACCAGCGGATGTTTTTCGACATCGGCACGCTGTACAAAAACGTGCTCGCCAACCTCGAAGCTGCCTTGGGCGGCaaagaaccgaccgacgagatGCGCGAGAAGCTCCGGAAGGCGCTCGATCTTGTGGAGCGATTTGTGACGGAACGACCGTACGCGGCGGCCGATCATTTAACCATTGCCGATGCGTGTATGCTCAGCAGCATCAATGCTCTCGGGTGGTTCAAGTACGGCCTGGAAGCCTATCCAGGCATCAGGGCATGGGTGGCCAGGGTTTCCGGCGAATTTCCGGACTACGATGCCTTCTACAAGGAAATGCGCGAGAAGACTGATCAGTACATCGAGAATGCCAATTCTTCCaattaa
- the LOC131207124 gene encoding glutathione S-transferase 1-like, protein MELYYHPASPYCRSVMLLAKALNLQLNLRFVDLMTEEQLKPSFTALNPFHCVPTLVDNDLTLWESRAILVYLVDKYGRTNSRLYPKDARTRAIINQRLFFDHGTLATRLEDYYYPLYFENTPADAGKMEKLDEAVAILNRYLSENSYVAGPNVTIADYSLVATVSSLEAVHYDLDRFPAVASWYGGCKALMPDYDEINESGMLQYRAYFESQRSDP, encoded by the exons ATGGAGTTGTACTACCACCCGGCATCGCCCTACTGCCGTTCggttatgctgctggccaaaGCGCTCAACCTGCAGCTGAACCTACGCTTCGTTGATCTGATGACCGAGGAGCAGCTGAAACCGAGCTTCACAGCG CTCAATCCGTTCCACTGCGTTCCGACGCTGGTCGACAACGACCTGACGCTGTGGGAATCACGTGCCATACTGGTGTACCTGGTGGACAAGTACGGCCGCACCAACAGTCGCCTCTACCCGAAGGACGCCCGAACACGCGCCATCATCAACCAGCGGCTGTTCTTCGACCACGGCACACTGGCGACGCGTCTCGAGGACTACTACTACCCGTTGTACTTCGAAAACACTCCGGCCGACGCGGGCAAAATGGAGAAGCTCGACGAAGCGGTGGCCATACTGAACCGCTACCTATCGGAAAATTCGTACGTGGCCGGGCCGAACGTTACCATCGCGGACTACAGCTTGGTGGCCACGGTTTCGTCACTGGAAGCGGTCCATTACGATCTCGACCGTTTCCCCGCTGTGGCGTCGTGGTACGGAGGCTGCAAGGCGCTCATGCCGGACTACGACGAGATCAACGAGAGCGGAATGCTGCAGTACCGTGCGTACTTTGAGTCACAGCGTAGCGATCCGTGA
- the LOC131207125 gene encoding glutathione S-transferase 1-like, with protein MDLYYNILSPPSRAILLLGESLQLKFNLISLDVHRKDYVNAEFKKINPQHTVPTLVVDGEAICEPGAILIYLAERFALGSSGLYPTTDPLRRAIVNQRLFFECGTLYKCIFVYYTPVVLERSTPIAADRQKLEEAVAVLEGILRENAFLAGDTLTIADYSLVCTLSMLMVLKFDLGPYDHVRRWYEQCKGAIAGYNELTERAVAMFQTWLEEESNHR; from the coding sequence ATGGATCTGTACTACAACATCCTTTCGCCTCCGTCGCGGGCCATTTTGCTGCTCGGCGAGTCGCTGCAGCTGAAGTTCAACCTCATCAGCCTCGACGTGCACCGGAAGGACTACGTGAACGCGGAGTTCAAGAAGATTAACCCCCAGCACACGGTGCCCACGCTGGTCGTCGACGGTGAGGCCATCTGCGAGCCGGGTGCCATCTTGATCTATCTGGCCGAGCGGTTCGCCCTCGGCAGCAGTGGCCTCTACCCGACGACGGACCCCCTCCGCCGAGCCATCGTCAACCAGCGGCTGTTCTTCGAGTGTGGCACCCTGTACAAGTGCATCTTCGTGTACTAcacgccggtggtgctggagcGGTCCACTCCGATCGCGGCGGACCGACAGAAGCTGGAAGAAGCGGTGGCCGTACTGGAGGGCATTCTGCGCGAGAACGCCTTCCTGGCCGGGGACACTCTGACCATCGCCGACTACTCGCTCGTCTGCACCCTGTCCATGTTGATGGTACTAAAGTTCGATCTCGGTCCGTACGATCACGTGCGTCGATGGTACGAACAGTGCAAGGGAGCGATCGCCGGTTACAACGAGCTAACGGAGCGTGCCGTGGCCATGTTCCAAACCTGGCTCGAGGAGGAAAGCAATCACCGGTAG
- the LOC131209215 gene encoding uncharacterized protein LOC131209215, which yields MELVLPVMVAIATISLAAVRPTEASCYFPFEFQGEYITQNTVTAEGAVRYSRINITESAIPLWGSCHKRRDNNVILMTGSEDASCFRCFHLKLASKNVLRVLAADSDYISKCHTNEEKAMASCLSEDDVLNEAKNTEIILYKFRDYDGVAVRQEYCPIHGRYRMTYSMDSSDTTDGTVECDSDESEVDNCPSGSALNLHFRNCGFADREVTFECLGHWRGFRNQNYLALLSTGDDTHLGPKYRCATYTENPKTGVIEIAFSRDSTCRSIERQYVRHPNSRYTNGNGIGNEYHHELLTLRPIPLEFGPVVQYCSFPSWLIGRWEHVTVSQNQLVYKDQNSFKTYTMKCVKNYTTNHDTNKFIVYSQTQCGEEMYQCLKIERRDTNVFEFQISSRHSANYTATICNDFYFNDDRWLTQGRLDSNDIVSPCPIVGEFAGIIPDDDGLCAKLSSECESQDIMYYQISGCDDKSEVYEEREYRCLGQWTHRNIVYTYTQRRDVGTYECFVGTMLSDRQIFIKEAGEHCQRDVNPHRFGMELNKVAHCTQPEVFKSSARPTHKYLDVANQPTPRPATSINTDRGGGSGGNSAINGGGDSVSGGTHGTHFHQSSSPSVVLPPSTPSPPSSTIRSSGGAATGGSGSHPGQSGSTGSSGSSSGASGANRPPYSTNTKHEPASVKPGTVGSTAAHVQSHLNYLLLATIICVILGHKKFSC from the exons CGGAAGCATCCTGCTACTTCCCGTTCGAGTTCCAGGGCGAGTACATCACGCAGAACACCGTCACGGCGGAGGGCGCGGTGCGCTACAGCCGGATCAACATCACCGAGAGCGCGATCCCGCTGTGGGGTAGCTGCCACAAGCGGCGCGACAACAACGTGATCCTGATGACGGGCTCCGAGGACGCgagctgcttccggtgcttccACCTGAAGCTCGCCTCGAAAAACGTGCTACGCGTGCTGGCCGCCGACAGCGACTACATCTCCAAGTGTCACACGAACGAGGAGAAAGCGATGGCCTCCTGCCTGTCCGAGGACGACGTGCTGAACGAGGCGAAAAATACCGAAATCATTCTGTACA AGTTCCGCGACTACGATGGGGTGGCCGTCCGGCAGGAGTACTGCCCGATCCACGGCCGGTACCGGATGACGTACAGCATGGACAGCAGCGACACGACCGACGGCACCGTCGAGTGTGACTCGGACGAGTCCGAGGTGGACAACTGTCCGTCCGGGTCGGCACTGAATCTTCACTTCCGCAACTGTGGCTTCGCGGACCGCGAGGTAACGTTCGAGTGTCTCGGCCACTGGCGTGGGTTCCGCAATCAGAACTATCTGGCGCTGCTGAGCACTGGCGACGACACGCACCTCGGACCCAAGTACCGGTGTGCCACGTACACCGAGAACCCGAAGACGGGCGTCATCGAGATCGCGTTCAGCCGGGATTCGACGTGCCGCTCGATCGAACGTCAGTACGTGCGCCACCCGAACTCGCGCTACACCAACGGGAACGGCATCGGGAACGAGTACCACCACGAGCTGCTCACCCTGCGGCCCATTCCGCTCGAGTTCGGTCCCGTCGTCCAGTACTGCAG CTTTCCCAGCTGGCTGATCGGACGCTGGGAGCACGTGACCGTCAGCCAGAACCAGCTCGTCTACAAAGACCAGAACTCCTTCAAGACGTACACGATGAAGTGCGTCAAGAACTACACCACCAACCACGACACGAACAAGTTCATCGTCTACAGCCAAACGCAGTG TGGCGAGGAAATGTACCAATGCCTGAAGATCGAGCGGCGCGACACGAACGTGTTCGAGTTCCAGATCAGCAGCCGCCACTCGGCCAACTACACCGCGACGATCTGCAACGATTTCTACTTCAACGATGACCGGTGGCTGACGCAGGGCCGGCTCGACAGCAACGACATCGTATCGCCGTGCCCGATCGTCGGCGAGTTCGCCGGCATCatcccggacgacgacgggttgtGCGCGAAGCTGTCGTCCGAGTGCGAATCGCAGGACATCATGTACTATCAGATCTCCGGCTGCGACGATAAGAGCGAGGTTTACGAAG AGCGGGAGTACCGGTGCCTGGGCCAGTGGACCCACCGGAACATCGTGTACACCTACACGCAGCGCCGGGACGTCGGAACGTACGAGTGCTTCGTCGGCACGATGCTCTCTGATCGCCAGATCTTCATCAAGGAAGCGGGCGAGCACTGCCAGCGGGACGTGAACCCGCACCGGTTCGGGATGGAGCTGAACAAGGTGGCCCACTGCACCCAGCCGGAGGTGTTCAAGTCGTCCGCGCGGCCCACGCACAAGTACCTGGACGTAGCGAACCAACCGACGCCACGACCCGCCACGTCCATCAACACTGACCGCGGTGGCGGTTCTGGTGGTAACAGCGCGatcaacggcggcggcgacagcgtATCTGGCGGCACCCACGGAACCCATTTCCACCAAAGTTCCTCGCCCTCCGTGGtgctgccgccgtcgacgcCATCGCCCCCATCGTCCACGATACGAAGCAGTGGtggtgcggccaccggtggctccGGCAGCCACCCTGGCCAAAgcggcagcaccggaagcagtgGAAGCAGCAGTGGTGCCAGCGGAGCCAACCGTCCGCCGTACAGCAccaacacgaaacacgaaccgGCCTCGGTGAAACCGGGCACCGTCGGCTCCACGGCCGCGCATGTACAGTCGCACCTTAACTATTTATTGTTAGCAACGATTATCTGTGTTATCCTAGGTCATAAGAAGTTTAGCTGTTAA